The following nucleotide sequence is from Corythoichthys intestinalis isolate RoL2023-P3 unplaced genomic scaffold, ASM3026506v1 HiC_scaffold_45, whole genome shotgun sequence.
ttttcttgacgcccttaGGACGCTGCTGCGGGCCTACGAGCCCTCCTGCTACGCGCCCTCCTGCTACGCGCCCTCCTGTTACGCGCCCTCCTGTTACGCgccctcctgttacggtcgctcctgctacggtcgctcctcctacgggccctcctgttacgggccctcctgttacgggccctcctgttacggtcgctcctgttacggtcgctcctgctacgggcCCTCCTcttacggtcgctcctgctacgggcCATCCTGCTACGGGCGTTCCTGTtacgggccctcctgttacggtcgctcctgctacggtcgctcctgctacggtcgctcctgctacgggccctcctgttacggtcgctcctgctacggtcgctcctgctacggtcgctcctcctacgggccctcctgttacgggccctcctgttacggtcgctcctgctacgggcCCTCCTcttacggtcgctcctgctacgggcCATCCTGCTACGGGCGTTCCTGTtacgggccctcctgttacggtcgctcctgctacggtcgctcctgctacgggcCGTCCTCctacgggccctcctgttacggtagctcctgttacggtcgctcctACTACGGGCCCTCGTGCTACGGGCCCTCCTCTTACGGGCCCTGATAAGAAGGTTGTATCGCCTACTCGACGGCCCAAGTCTGCTGAGGGCTGTCAGGCACCCTGGCGGCTCAACAACCAACATAGTTACTGCTTTGCCAATGACTCTAAATCTTGGGATGATGCCAAACGCTACTGTTCATCCAATGGGGGGCACCTGCTGATAATCCGGAGCAGCGCGGAGAGGGTGAGCGGCCTTTCACTAAGTGTCTCTCGTGCCCTTTAGTACTGATGCAATTTGTTTCAGGACTGGTTGAAAGAACAACTCGATGGCTTTGACTACTGGATCGGCCTGAAGAGCCCATACCCGTGGAAGTGGATTGACGGAACTCCTTTGAAATCAGAACTAGCGTAAGCAGTATAAGGAAAGCGTAATGTAGACACGTAAAATTTGGGTACTTCCTACTCACTCATCACTATAACACCCAAAATGACAGCTGCACCCAAGGAAAAGTGCTTCTTCTTTGCTTTATAGGGAACTGAACAGCCTTATGTGGCGACTGCTATTATCAATAAGATGATTGGTAAAGCACAACCGAATCAGAATCGATCAAAATAACATCCCTCAGCGTATCTGCTTTTTAACAGGCCGTTTAGTTAAAAAGAATTtctgaaatgttttttgacaGGCCGTTTTGTTAAGAAGAATGGTTCTAgtcaaggctgatttatgcttctgcgttccgGTGACAGCGGAGCGACGCCGTAGGCCCTacgccagggttcactaaatccggaccctagtgacgggatctgtcgttcacttgagtaaacgaatccattccggatcgttcagtaaaaagattcgttcaaacgaatcgttcaacgaatcgttcgcccccctcatctccctccccgtccaaatgaatcgttcggttactgaacgggaagtgacgttgccgaacgaatcaccaaagaccgcttcgcagtataactgaacgggaagtgacattcttggtccctccctctcttgcacattgaccactcgtcgtagtttcagtaatgagtgacaggcaatatcattctgctttcacagacagcctcgtctccctcccacccgctgctgcaaaagcgagggagaacttccgcgtcgtctgtcctagttctatgggctcaaaatcatggctcgtgcttgcatttcgatttaggacacggttaaacattttccttttgtgggaggagtgggggtttggggtcgggggcgcacggactttctttagcatgttctcgatcacatatacaatgctgctgctagcctgctaccagccaacgcagcatgcttgctgtcacgaaaataaaaataaatcgaaagtttaatttctaaatggaTCGACCAACACATATTTACCTCtcactctgttgtatttttgttttcatgctcatcactattatttttagtcactattgttaaaactataagtgtaaatagctagttttcgaatgtgctgctctgaaataaagacaatactgcattttgatatttgacagtttaattgcaaatcagtattaagatgatcgtactgaatttttgcactggtattaataaataaaataatccggtcagctcccctgtcgtccccgcatctcagatcgtcaaatgctgacgagaaatggtTGTTTgccctttacgatgtcgcctttctacccttattagtctgttaagaaaaatgtagacatattgcgacatctcccgtgtccgcgtgcgttgttttggggcgcttgagtagtgcatgatggacggattgacataatttgtcaaaccaaccaacacctgacacgggggaaaaaaataaaacactcggaaaaaaatgacatgtatatacagtttcattgcaaatcagtattatggtgatcgtattgacgttttgcactggtattaataaataaaataatccggtcagctcccctgtcgtccccgcatctcagattgtcaaatgctgacgagaaataattgtttgctctttacgatatcgcctttctactctcattagtctgttaagaaaaatgtagacatattgcgacatctcccgtgtccatgtgcgttgttgtggggcgcttgagtagcacatgatggacggattgacataatttgtcaaaccaaccaacacctgacatgggaaaaaaaaaataaaacacttggaaaaaatggacatgtgtataccgtttcattgcaaatcagtattatggtgatcatactattctttttttctgtgcacatatgaggtaaatatcgctgccatgaagcctccatatagtgacagttctttgcccccttcattgccgtcacgcgaccgcagctcagcttttgcttgcctcgtagctacccgtgttttaaattactgtaaatttgatagtatgtcgtaataggtagtcccgagtctgttgagaaaagtagtacactgaaccatgctcgctagatttgtgtggtgtttttgtctttttgagctgcatttgataggctccacgttaacaaatatgtgacaaagtcctttcctttcattttttgattcgttcaccgcatagtcattactggaaagtcacgttagcagcaagctaggtcaggaaccggaggaccgagtcactgaacgggaagtgacaaaactcagtcttgcccccttgcctgcacgctggctgcttattggccacacgtggaagtgagtgacatacgccctgattctgtttccggtccctcccctgcccgcgatgaggctggcgtctgattggtcgtgtgcgatgtcagaagacgctgccgcttgctcaacgccctcccacgcagtgaacaaataccaacttcatagaacgaatcagtgcagatggtgattagttcggtctcgttcacccaaacaattcgttcaaaaagaacgaatcattcgcgaccgatacaacactaccggaccccggtgccacttttcctgtcgtgttttccacgtctctctcccctaacacacctgaatcaaatgattatgtcatcagcaacctctccagaagcctgataatgatcctgattatattgattcaggtgtgttggaggagggagacatggaaaacacgacaggaaaagtggcaccgaggtccggatttagtgaagccTGCCCTACGCCGTCATTGCGCACTTGAACTTCTGCGTCACGGGAACACTTTGCTCTGTAACTCACCACCATGCCACTAGAGGAGGTGTGGGCTTGAACAATTTTGCGCAACCGAAAAGagtgtatttgcagctgcagctaatcaatactgaacaacaaatgttgacgcGTGGGCAACACAGAAGACGTgtgcgaatgtttgaaaatggcggcggtgttgtgctgaaccggaaaaagagcggaccaatcacagtccttcaaCGTTTACGTTACGCGCGTGTGTGTTAACGGCGTAGAatatcttgccggaactccctgacataaggGTAGGCACGGagccctttttttttggggggggggggggggggggggttgtgcttttcgcacagttttaaatagagcacacaataaaacacaacaggtttcacacacacacagtggttagcacgtcggcCTCACAGTCCTGGGATCAAGGGTTTTTTGAAAAacgctctggccttcctgtgtggagtttgcatgttctgccCATGCCTGCTTGGGTTTTCTTCGGGTACTCCAGTttccccacatcccaaaaacatgcatggtaggctaatCGACCAcactaaattgtccctaggtacgagtgtgtgcgcgcgaatggttgttcgtctccttgtgccctgcaattggctggtaaCCGATTCAGCGCGTACCCCGCctaatggttgttcgtctccttatGCCTTGCAATTGGCTGGTAACCGATTCAGCGCGTACCCCGTCTACCGCCCACAGTtatctgggattggctccagccgtGACCCtcttgaggataagcggctcagaaATGGAATGAATGAAAGGTTTCACACATGCATTACAGCATTACAGTGAAACGaggcataaatgagaaactgattccCATATATCCATTATTTTTTCACTGGTTTACAAAATTCCATCTAAAAGTCCATCTAAGAAACACACGtgatcattacaaaaaaaatcttcttaCTGAGcaaaatcatatatatatattttttaactataTATTTTTAAGGATAATTTCATgtattgattttgttttttgttttttttttttgcacttgatTTGTAAATGCGACTGATGCTCAACTAGGGATGAGCTTCAGAGCAGCTGCCGAAAGGTTGTTTTATAGCAGGATCTCGGTATGAAAGGTACTTCTGTGCAGGCTCTGGGATGCAGGTGAGCCTAACCTCCAAAATGAAGACTGTGTTGAGATGGGGGGACGTCGAGGTCGCTTGAACGACCTCTCCTGCACCTCCCTTAGACGTTACATCTGCAAGCGATGCCAAGGTGAGTTGGCGCCTTCTGTTGGTGTGCACCAACTATACTACACTGTGCTTTCGATTAGAGCAGGGGATtctcaaactttttcctgtgagagccacataacttttcccttctctgatgaggggccgggtcagtttgtaacagaaaaagtgtgacgattgcaggagtgcctaaatgcaaaaatgaattgtttttcagaaagccacaatcaaataaccctttctggattcttcacggaacaaaagtaaataaaattaataatataaaataaagataatatgtcaagttcaaaaatagatcttTAGGTAgacataaggagagaagacactcagttttcttggccaaggagagcaacatGTGACTCgtgagtcaccaaaattgatctcgaGGAAAAATatcctccttggtattttatttaggggtttgtcctaaacaAAGATGGATGTCGCCCTAAGGGAGGggagagcaagctggagacacccatgtggttttcgattggatatgtgtgtgcatgtaggtggaactaagtgaATACACATGTGGAAGCAAGATCTTATGTaatccagacacttcagttatgcaacgctgcggccatggatggaaaattgtcctcgaaggtctagacggaagtccagacgccaggtgctgaagatgcctcggaaggtctagttacgcaatgatgcggccatgaagcaaaatagttgtcatcccgacccccTTTTaccctttgtaacacttaagcattatactacaacctggtatagcaagcaataatcatttactggttatataagtaagaaaaatatggcattatgTATTTATGGtatgtatgagcacaagcaaatattcaatcaaccaagcaaatatttaatcaatcaaacctcgataattacctcaacataatataatattatcactattaattaaatagataataaccaaatagccctctgggttcttcacagaaaaaagccaggaaataaataacactattggaaaaaaaagaaattgattgttcagggggccggaccgaatgtggaggcgggccgtagtttggagaGTGAATAATATAtgaatgtgagaggagaatatatGTGTGTGAGGGTGAATATGTATGTGAatggagaatgtatgtgtgtgtgagggccagaatgaaaaatgtcttgtacggcccctcatatAGTTCAGTTAGTCTTTCGTCTACTTTAAGAATGAGCTTGCATACGATTGATAATAGAGGCCTACTTGTACCACTAATACTTTTTCCATTCTGAGAGATTCAGGCATCATTATTAGCTGCCTATCAATCAAATACATTTGCTTAGTTGGCAAATTGTGCACTATCATACTTCTGACTCCGAGGCTGCAAGTGTTCTGCGCTCATATACATCTGTGAAACGTGACCGTGTTGCGGACGCAGCTTGAATGTGGTCTACCGATGGAGCACAGGATCACATGGTGTGCTGATTATTTAGCTGGGAAGATTCATGGCTTCCTAATATGCAATGTGCTCACTCACACTTAAAATCTTAATGTCAAATCTCATGTGTCCTACCTTGGTTGATGTTTGTTTCAATACCAGATAGCGATGAGATTATGTACAACGGCATTAAAGGCACTTGCAACCTCCAAGTGGATGTGTACCAGGTGAGTTGACGATTGTATGAGTTGTAGTTGGCATGTTCTGGAGGTTGCCCATAGCGATTAGCGCTTGACTGATATATCAATTTCACGCTGCCTTTATGTGTGCGTGCAGGAAGTTTCCGAAGTGCTGTTCAAAGAGCGTCTATACGCTGGCTGCATCATCGTCATCCAAGGAAAAGTGAAGCCGAACCCAACCAAGTAATTGTCACCATTCCCCCACGTTGTGTTAGGTTCGCTGTTACAAGAACTACCTGTCTGTATTGCAGGTTTATCGTCCACCTATCTTTGGGCCACGGTGAAGACACCCCGATGCGCATCGAAGTTGATTTCAAAGATGGGGACCTTGAGCTATTGACCCGCATCGGGAGTCATGTTGATGGAAAGTATGTCAACAAGATCGTCAAAAAGGACTCCTTCCCCTTCGCAGCCGGAAGCGACTTTGAGGTCATTATGTCATTTTAGGCACACCATCAAATTACAAAAAATTGAGGTGGTTGGAGCTTCTTCTCACGTCGGCTGGACTAATCATGCATTCTTTTACAGATGACCATCGAGTGCGGCGACGACATTTTCCGCTTGGCCGTCGGCAACGACTTTGAGGTGGAATACGAGAATGATGGTTATGATCTGCAAGATATCCACAGGCTGTTGGTGGAGGATGATGTGACAGTCACCAACGTCAGGCTGATTTGAGGCTGCCAGCGCAGTAAAATGGGAGGTGCTGCTTCTTCTCAGGATGTTGACGCCATGACGGCTCTTAACTAGGGTGACCGCCAGAggggaaagtggctagaattcattgctggaactccccgacatgaacggagccagaattttttttttacacacataaaaataaaacggtattacacatgcattaggctactgcattacacatcCTATCacaaggtaaacatgagaagttgattttcattcaaaattgtatttttcaatgtaaCAGTTAATAAAATAGCAGAAACCCCAACCTCTCCCAACCTCTATctctttattttccctcatttcctcacgtcTAAATGCAAAAATTGAACTCCGAAAGAACATAGAATTACAATTGTgaaaattttttgtcaaataatcatgtcacaaaaaatacaaatgacttacagtgaaatggaatgtattttgaagatcgcacattgacatggaagatgttctgaacctccccatctaacaaatgtaacaaaatTTAATGAAATAAGCCTCTTCAATTCTTTCCTCTCTCTGAAAGAGCTGAgcaattttctgttgaattgcCCTTTTTTTATCGCCTTAATTTTGAACGGAAAAATGAGTCCATGCGCACATTGACCCGACTCCTCGTACTTTATAACTGCTGCAGCAAAGGAGAGCTCTGTGCTGtccatggaataaataaatgtactgAATTATCGCCTTTCAAACAACACGAGTGTCCCATTTATCAAAGAcaatgatgaaagcaaagacgaTTCTCACTGCTCAGTTGTTTACAATAAGTGTACACTCAAAATAACGATTCAACCCACAATGCACTGTGGCCTTCCGATTGGCTGGCCTCTACAAGACACCACAACTTAAGAAGTTTTGTACATGTGACCCTTCACCACTTAGGTGTACATACACTGCCCATCCATATGTTATTatacacataaaatacttacacatTTGTTTCCGAGGCAGAAACGTAACCGAAAGCATTCACgagtgtcaatgctaccgctagacaaccGCACTGTGAAAGTGAATGAGCTTATGGGCAAAaccgtgacaaaaaaaaacagatgccgcgaattattctgaccagcaggtggcagcaacgcACCGCAAAGGGTCAACTGATGGCCCATATTATTGCATAAAGTCAGCACATCGACACACaatacaacagcataaacgtctctcaGAACTACTACTTCTCAcactactagtaggagccacgtcaacgcaggcaggcgATTCTCCTCAAATtgttcccgtgaaaaatcatgaaaatccgacattttcacaaatttaTAAATCAGGCCGGATGCAACGGACAGgacgtgaaaagtggacatgtccgggcaaagaggacgtttggtcatccAAGCAAACAGTCATGGCCGATAAAAACTAGATCACGATTGTGTacgatcggaaaaaaaaaacggacccaaaaagacatcaACACAACTGTTTCTCCACCAAGCATTGTGAGGAATGTTCACTGTCTAAGTCTATGTGCAGCGACTTTAATTCACTTTACAACGCATACTCACATCATCAATGAAGGAGCCgacgtacactgctggccaaaagtattggcacccatgcaattctgtcagttaatgctcaatttctcccagaaaatgattgcaattacaaatgcattgttAGTACTGCTTTGTCATGTACGTGTACAatcatttagtttattttttttgtctgtgaatttcaatctgtttgtcactagtaaacatccactccatttgaacaagGAGGGGAACAGCGAATACGTTCGTTCGCTTccagcccttccagttcaaatggagtggaggtttaagtgctgtcaatggcaacactTGGAAACTGTTCAGTTTTAGTCAATTTCAGCGACGCcgttggacaaaagcggtagtgttttgccttaaggcagACACACACCCAAATAGTGCTGTAAAATCAcgatggtcgcctgcagatggataaaacatttgtttccagcggctgtgtgaaggattaaAAGTaacaaggtaatgaatccagttgtggctaaacaataggataggatcaaggccggcccagcatatacgcagactatgcagctgcttagggcccctgaccactcgggggcggggccccaatctggaaacctcattttatacgttgttaatagagcatcgtgaataatgtggcgcgcattgccgttgatctatgcaaacatccattttcttgtcattacaatctggcaacctggggagtgacgttaaacctgctttgcgatgattggtgctcaaacttgcttggaaaatagatgcacggatatgtggaagagaatttatccctctggagcagagaaaggaaagaagaaaatcggagaagaaaagaaacaacagtatagtgctgcaacgattaatcgatgaactcgagtattcgattagaaaaaacattcgaattaaatgttgttgcttcgagtattcgtttaatgaaagtggcgttgtcatggtttattttgaaagtgtttgcatttacttttattgattagggtggatacactgccctctggtctgcctctttttacatggctgaatccaactgctccctgttaacaccaacgtaagctaagtttttgtttgagctaatgttttttaatgcattcataatttagtttataggtatatttagccgttttttgtgggaatatgtgtctgaaccatttgttaagagcattgtgaaaaaaactttagcattttatagcatttatatGCTAGCTGACTTtctctatgcaagttagccaattgttcttttgttgtacatagatcctcatttaaaaaaatatttatttatatatgtatctatatattacatatatatattatatatatatatatatatatgtatctatatattacatatatatatattatatatacatatatatatatatacatatatacatatatatatacatatatatatatacatatatacattatatatatacatatatacacatatatatatacatatatatacacatacatatatatatatatattatatatacatatatatatacatatatatatttatacatatatacatatatatattatatacatatacatatatatacatatatacatatacatatatatatatatacatatacatatatatacatatatacatatacatatacatatatatatatacatatatacatatatatatatacatatatatatttatatatactctttgaggctgagctcaggtattttaatttttcatgttccttatctgattactcgattattccaactgactagtccatcaattaatcgactactaaaatattctgtAGCTTCAGCCCTACAACAGTTTCGCGGTAATTGagcatgttgttgatgttgttgttgttgttgtgcaagacactccAACTTGAACGCTGTCGTCAGCAGA
It contains:
- the LOC130911438 gene encoding collectin-12-like, with product MKKAQSLLFQALTVLGIWASLGRCCGPTSPPATRPPATRPPVTRPPVTRPPVTVAPATVAPPTGPPVTGPPVTGPPVTVAPVTVAPATGPPLTVAPATGHPATGVPVTGPPVTVAPATVAPATVAPATGPPVTVAPATVAPATVAPPTGPPVTGPPVTVAPATGPPLTVAPATGHPATGVPVTGPPVTVAPATVAPATGRPPTGPPVTVAPVTVAPTTGPRATGPPLTGPDKKVVSPTRRPKSAEGCQAPWRLNNQHSYCFANDSKSWDDAKRYCSSNGGHLLIIRSSAERDWLKEQLDGFDYWIGLKSPYPWKWIDGTPLKSELALWDAGEPNLQNEDCVEMGGRRGRLNDLSCTSLRRYICKRCQDSDEIMYNGIKGTCNLQVDVYQEVSEVLFKERLYAGCIIVIQGKVKPNPTKFIVHLSLGHGEDTPMRIEVDFKDGDLELLTRIGSHVDGKYVNKIVKKDSFPFAAGSDFEMTIECGDDIFRLAVGNDFEVEYENDGYDLQDIHRLLVEDDVTVTNVRLI